Proteins found in one Arthrobacter pascens genomic segment:
- a CDS encoding FadR/GntR family transcriptional regulator codes for MRTHQLVLHWIENQLSEGRLTVGGRLPAERTLAEQLQVSRTSVREAIRILEAMGVVRAGVGSGPEAGTVVISDPTAALGSALRLHVATQHLPVSDIVETRVLLESWAAARARPDAPELAAAAALLDEMDAVGKDGLAADDFLALDVRFHLALADAAGNAVVSAMMGSLRESIQGYAAQLTANLPDWDATASRLRAEHREILAAIRNDDGDSAARLVAAHIEGYYREAGVRQG; via the coding sequence ATGCGTACCCATCAGCTTGTCCTGCACTGGATCGAGAACCAGCTTTCCGAAGGACGGCTGACCGTGGGCGGCCGACTGCCCGCTGAACGGACCCTTGCGGAACAGCTGCAGGTCTCCCGGACTTCGGTGCGCGAGGCCATCCGGATTCTCGAAGCCATGGGGGTGGTCCGCGCCGGCGTCGGGTCAGGCCCGGAGGCAGGGACGGTGGTCATTTCCGATCCGACGGCGGCGCTCGGCTCGGCGCTGCGGCTCCACGTCGCCACGCAGCACCTTCCCGTCTCGGACATCGTGGAAACCCGAGTATTGCTGGAGTCCTGGGCGGCGGCCCGTGCCAGGCCGGACGCCCCGGAACTGGCCGCGGCCGCTGCGCTCCTGGATGAGATGGATGCAGTCGGCAAGGACGGACTGGCCGCAGATGACTTCCTGGCACTCGACGTCCGGTTCCACCTTGCCCTCGCAGACGCTGCCGGCAACGCCGTGGTCAGCGCCATGATGGGCTCGCTGCGCGAATCCATTCAGGGCTACGCCGCGCAGCTCACGGCCAACCTCCCGGACTGGGACGCCACAGCGTCGCGCCTGCGGGCAGAGCACCGCGAGATTCTGGCCGCCATCCGGAACGACGACGGCGACAGTGCGGCCAGGCTGGTGGCCGCCCACATCGAGGGCTACTACCGCGAAGCCGGGGTCCGGCAGGGGTAG
- a CDS encoding LacI family DNA-binding transcriptional regulator, which produces MVRKSASGRIGIADVAVKAGVSHATVSRVMNGNFTVDPDIAARVRAAAAELKYQPNPVGRSLALGKTDTIGIVVPDLANPTFQAILRGLSRAAAQDGYRVLIADSFEVSSEEAILASEARRRCDGLVLCAPRMSDAELEEIAPSLHPLVLINRTTTVAEVPSLVVDYGQGVQDLAEHLVGLGHTRLAFLAGPARSASNGLRLQGLEAFKAAHPQVEVRMLEGGSDFDTGHGAVDAVLDSGATGILAFNDLVAMGLMSGLHERGVDVPGDISVTGFDDIPFARYTTPTLTTAAVPITELGQQAWHQLRALIRKEESDAPGSRYQPRLEIRASSGPAKN; this is translated from the coding sequence ATGGTGAGGAAATCGGCGAGCGGCAGAATCGGAATCGCGGACGTTGCCGTCAAGGCCGGGGTTTCACATGCCACGGTTTCGCGCGTCATGAATGGGAACTTCACGGTTGATCCGGACATCGCGGCACGCGTGCGGGCAGCCGCCGCCGAGCTGAAGTACCAGCCCAACCCCGTGGGACGCAGCCTGGCGTTGGGAAAAACAGACACCATCGGCATCGTGGTTCCGGATCTGGCAAACCCCACGTTCCAGGCCATCCTGCGCGGATTGAGCCGGGCAGCAGCGCAGGACGGCTACCGCGTCCTGATCGCTGATTCCTTCGAGGTCTCCAGCGAGGAAGCCATCCTGGCCAGCGAGGCCAGGCGCCGGTGCGACGGCCTGGTGCTGTGCGCACCGCGCATGAGTGACGCCGAACTTGAGGAAATAGCGCCGTCCCTGCATCCTTTGGTGCTGATCAACAGGACCACAACAGTAGCCGAGGTGCCCAGCCTGGTGGTGGACTACGGGCAAGGCGTCCAGGACCTCGCCGAGCATCTGGTGGGGCTTGGCCATACCCGGCTGGCCTTTCTGGCAGGGCCTGCACGCAGCGCCTCCAACGGGCTCAGGCTCCAGGGACTGGAGGCGTTCAAAGCGGCCCATCCGCAGGTGGAGGTCAGGATGCTCGAAGGCGGCTCGGACTTCGACACCGGCCACGGAGCCGTCGATGCCGTGCTGGACAGCGGCGCTACCGGCATCCTGGCCTTCAACGACCTTGTGGCCATGGGCCTGATGAGCGGTCTGCACGAACGCGGCGTGGATGTACCGGGAGACATTTCCGTGACTGGCTTCGATGACATCCCCTTCGCCAGGTACACCACACCCACCCTCACCACGGCCGCCGTACCCATCACGGAACTTGGCCAGCAGGCGTGGCACCAGCTGCGGGCGCTCATCCGGAAGGAAGAAAGCGACGCGCCTGGCAGCAGGTACCAGCCGCGGCTGGAGATCCGCGCCAGCAGCGGCCCCGCGAAGAACTAG
- a CDS encoding Gfo/Idh/MocA family oxidoreductase, which produces MANTAQSSSATGASSSEPRTGDAAAAAPQAGQRAKARIALIGTGGRSEMYIRAIFGKHADTAELVAFSDVNPGRVEFYQKLIHDLGAAGPVASFDPADLTAFIQANNIDRVVVTTPDYTHADYIVEALEAGADVVVEKPLTIDAEGCRRITKAVEETGRNVVVTFNYRYSPRNSALKEIIQSGVIGKVTSIDFSWVLDTVHGADYFRRWHREKKNSGGLLIHKASHHFDLVNWWLNDVPERVFASGGLKFYGDKNAAERGLGPRPERGTPDAETPGTGDKTAEKDPFALDLREDERLKALFLDNEHYDGYRRDQDVFTGGITIEDNLALVVEYQGGPRLSYSLNAHSPWEGYRVAVNGTEGRAELEVVERAAVLSSTDKKTVVDPSATPVEEEDAVRRNGERLLVQRHWEAAYEVPIVNGEGGHGGGDELLLSDLFNGPGEDPLGRPSGYLDGLRSVSVGIAGNRSLESSLPVRIEDLDLGADLRRGA; this is translated from the coding sequence ATGGCCAACACAGCCCAATCGAGTTCTGCCACCGGGGCATCGAGCTCCGAACCCCGCACCGGTGATGCTGCGGCAGCTGCGCCACAGGCAGGGCAGCGGGCCAAAGCCCGCATCGCCCTGATCGGCACCGGCGGCCGCTCGGAAATGTACATCCGCGCCATCTTCGGCAAGCACGCGGATACCGCCGAGCTGGTGGCGTTCTCCGACGTCAACCCCGGCCGCGTGGAGTTCTACCAGAAGCTCATCCATGATCTGGGCGCAGCCGGTCCCGTTGCTTCCTTCGATCCGGCGGACCTGACGGCCTTCATCCAGGCCAACAACATCGACCGCGTCGTGGTGACCACCCCTGACTACACCCACGCCGACTACATCGTGGAGGCACTCGAGGCGGGCGCCGACGTCGTCGTTGAAAAGCCGCTCACCATCGACGCCGAAGGCTGCCGCCGGATCACCAAGGCCGTGGAGGAGACCGGCCGCAACGTGGTGGTCACTTTCAACTACCGCTATTCGCCGCGCAACAGCGCCCTGAAGGAGATTATCCAGAGCGGCGTGATCGGCAAGGTCACCTCCATCGACTTCAGCTGGGTCCTGGACACCGTCCACGGCGCGGACTACTTCCGGCGCTGGCACCGAGAGAAGAAGAACTCCGGCGGCCTGCTGATCCACAAGGCCTCACACCACTTCGACCTGGTCAACTGGTGGCTGAACGACGTCCCTGAGCGCGTCTTCGCCTCCGGCGGACTGAAGTTCTATGGCGACAAAAACGCTGCCGAACGCGGCCTCGGTCCCCGTCCGGAGCGGGGAACGCCCGACGCCGAAACCCCCGGCACCGGGGACAAAACAGCCGAAAAGGATCCGTTCGCGCTTGACCTCCGTGAGGATGAGCGACTGAAGGCCCTCTTCCTGGACAACGAGCACTACGACGGCTACCGCCGCGACCAGGATGTGTTCACCGGCGGCATCACGATTGAAGACAACCTGGCGCTTGTGGTGGAGTACCAGGGCGGTCCGCGCCTGAGCTACTCCCTGAACGCGCACAGCCCGTGGGAAGGCTACCGCGTGGCCGTCAACGGCACCGAGGGCCGGGCCGAGCTGGAAGTGGTGGAGCGCGCCGCCGTCCTGAGCAGCACGGACAAAAAGACGGTGGTGGATCCGAGCGCCACCCCGGTCGAGGAGGAGGACGCCGTCCGCCGCAACGGCGAACGCCTGCTGGTCCAGCGCCACTGGGAAGCTGCCTATGAGGTTCCGATCGTCAACGGTGAAGGCGGCCACGGCGGGGGCGACGAACTCCTCCTCTCGGACCTCTTCAACGGTCCCGGCGAGGATCCCCTGGGACGGCCCTCGGGCTACCTGGACGGCCTCCGCTCCGTCTCCGTGGGGATTGCCGGCAACCGCTCGCTGGAGTCATCCTTGCCGGTCCGCATCGAAGACCTTGATCTCGGCGCCGACCTCCGCCGCGGCGCCTAG
- a CDS encoding NAD-dependent epimerase/dehydratase family protein: MSRIFVTGGSGRLGRSVVAGLAEAGHHVISVDRDAVPADQLPAGVVQETGDLLAPGEALRLLRETTPDAVVHLAAIAVPFSAPEDVIFATNTRLAYAVISAATELGIGKIVTASSPTVLGYGSPAGWLPDRFPVDERTIPRPWNAYALSKLIAEQTVEMFAAAQGEKIRYAAFRPCYVISPEEWDGAPTQQGHTVAERLADPALSAPALFNYVDARDVADFLDVLLKKMDSVPNGETFFVGAADALATAPLADLMPRFLPGSAELSAGLTGTSPAFSIAKARELLGWEPKRSWRTELRTATSLKHETSAALVTAGTGPKETP; the protein is encoded by the coding sequence ATGAGCAGGATCTTTGTCACCGGCGGCTCCGGCCGGCTGGGACGCAGCGTCGTGGCCGGGCTCGCGGAAGCGGGCCACCACGTGATTTCGGTGGACCGTGACGCCGTCCCGGCGGACCAGCTGCCAGCCGGCGTCGTGCAGGAAACCGGCGACCTGCTGGCCCCCGGCGAGGCGTTGCGCCTCCTTCGGGAAACCACGCCCGACGCCGTCGTCCACCTCGCGGCGATAGCCGTCCCGTTCAGTGCGCCGGAAGATGTCATCTTCGCCACCAACACCCGCCTTGCCTACGCCGTTATCAGCGCGGCCACGGAACTGGGCATCGGCAAGATTGTCACCGCCAGCAGCCCCACAGTGCTGGGCTACGGTTCACCGGCCGGCTGGCTGCCGGACAGGTTCCCCGTGGATGAGCGGACCATTCCGCGGCCGTGGAACGCGTATGCGCTCTCAAAGCTGATCGCGGAACAGACTGTGGAGATGTTTGCGGCGGCGCAGGGGGAGAAGATCCGCTACGCGGCGTTCCGGCCCTGCTACGTCATCTCGCCCGAGGAATGGGACGGCGCGCCCACCCAGCAGGGGCATACCGTGGCCGAGCGGCTGGCGGATCCCGCGCTGTCCGCGCCGGCGTTATTCAACTATGTTGATGCCCGCGACGTCGCCGATTTCCTGGACGTGCTCCTGAAGAAGATGGACTCCGTCCCCAACGGCGAAACGTTCTTCGTGGGCGCCGCCGACGCACTGGCTACGGCACCGCTGGCCGACCTGATGCCGAGGTTCCTTCCCGGCAGCGCCGAACTGAGTGCCGGACTGACCGGCACCAGCCCTGCATTTTCGATTGCCAAGGCGCGTGAGCTGCTTGGCTGGGAGCCCAAGCGCAGCTGGCGGACCGAACTCAGGACAGCAACATCCCTCAAACACGAGACGTCCGCAGCGCTGGTCACGGCTGGCACCGGACCCAAGGAGACACCATGA
- a CDS encoding 5-dehydro-4-deoxyglucarate dehydratase, producing the protein MKFDGVLFFPVTPFTSEGTVDVDVLKEHISSRLAFGPGGVFPACGTGEFHALSIDEVRTVVAAAVEVVAGKVPVVAGAGGPLGHALAAARVAEEAGADALLVLPPYLVTGPTEGLVAYIEAVADASSLPVIVYHRGNAKFTAASMAQLAANPKVIGFKDGLGDVGLAQEIVSAVRTTGREDFALFNGLLTAELTQGAYRGLGIPLYSSAAFAMAPEIAKAYYDAYMSDDEDRRNALLEGFYAPLVRLRDQTPGFGVSLIKAGLRLGGLAVGSVRPPLVDPTEDQLVQLKSILAKGYELAGR; encoded by the coding sequence ATGAAATTCGACGGCGTATTGTTCTTCCCCGTCACCCCGTTCACGTCCGAAGGCACCGTCGACGTGGACGTCCTCAAGGAGCACATCAGCTCAAGGCTGGCGTTCGGACCGGGGGGCGTCTTTCCCGCCTGCGGAACTGGCGAATTCCATGCCCTCAGCATCGATGAGGTGCGCACCGTGGTGGCTGCCGCCGTCGAGGTTGTGGCCGGCAAGGTGCCGGTGGTTGCCGGGGCCGGCGGGCCGCTGGGCCATGCGCTTGCTGCAGCCCGCGTGGCCGAGGAGGCAGGTGCCGACGCACTCCTGGTCCTGCCGCCCTACCTCGTCACTGGCCCCACCGAAGGGCTCGTGGCCTACATCGAGGCCGTGGCGGATGCCAGCAGTCTCCCGGTGATCGTCTACCACCGCGGCAACGCCAAGTTCACGGCGGCCTCCATGGCGCAACTGGCTGCCAACCCCAAGGTCATCGGCTTCAAGGACGGCCTGGGCGATGTTGGCCTGGCGCAGGAGATCGTGTCCGCCGTCCGTACCACGGGACGCGAAGACTTTGCCCTGTTCAACGGCCTCCTGACCGCCGAGCTCACCCAGGGCGCGTACCGCGGACTGGGCATCCCGCTGTACTCCTCCGCCGCGTTCGCCATGGCCCCGGAGATCGCCAAGGCGTACTACGACGCGTACATGTCGGACGACGAGGATCGCCGCAATGCCCTGCTTGAGGGTTTCTACGCCCCGCTGGTGCGTCTCCGCGACCAGACCCCGGGCTTCGGCGTCTCGCTCATCAAGGCGGGCCTGCGGCTCGGCGGACTGGCTGTTGGGTCGGTGCGCCCGCCGCTGGTGGACCCCACGGAGGACCAGTTGGTCCAGCTGAAGTCCATCCTCGCCAAGGGCTACGAGCTGGCCGGCCGCTGA